One Salmo trutta chromosome 19, fSalTru1.1, whole genome shotgun sequence genomic window carries:
- the LOC115153836 gene encoding neurobeachin-like, whose translation MFKDQMQQDVIMVLKFPSNSPVTHVAANTLPHLSVPAAVTVTCSRLFAVNRWHNTVGLRGAPGYSLEQAHHLPIEMDPLIANNSGVSKRQITDLVDQSIQINTHCFVVTADNRYILVCGFWDKSFRVYSTETGKLTQIVFGHWDVVTCLARSESYIGGDCYIVSGSRDATLLLWYWSGRHHIIGDNPNNSDYPAPRAVLTGHDHEVVCVSVCAELGLVISGAKEGPCLVHTITGDLLRALEGPELCLRPRLISVSSEGHCIICYERGRFCNFSINGKLLAQMEVNDSTRAILLSSDGQNLVTGGDNGVVEVWQACDFKQLYIYPGCDAGIRAMDLSHDQRTLITGMASGSIVAFNIDFNRWHYEHQNRY comes from the exons ATGTTTAAGGACCAGATGCAGCAGGATGTGATCATGGTGCTGAAGTTTCCCTCCAACTCCCCTGTGACCCACGTAGCAGCCAACACCCTGCCCCACCTCTCTGTCCCTGCCGCTGTCACCGTCACCTGCAGCAGGCTGTTCGCTGTCAACCGCTGGCATAACACCgtcg GTCTCCGTGGCGCTCCAGGTTACTCCCTAGAACAGGCTCATCACCTGCCCATTGAGATGGACCCTCTCATAG ccaacaACTCAGGTGTGAGTAAGCGTCAGATCACAGACCTGGTGGACCAGAGCATCCAGATCAACACACACTGCTTCGTGGTTACCGCCGACAACCGTTACATCCTGGTCTGTGGCTTCTGGGACAAGAGCTTCAGAGTCTACTCTACCGAGACAG GTAAGCTGACCCAGATAGTGTTTGGCCACTGGGACGTGGTGACGTGCCTGGCCCGGTCAGAGAGCTACATCGGGGGGGACTGTTACATCGTGTCGGGGTCCAGAGACGCTACCCTGCTGCTGTGGTACTGGAGCGGACGCCATCACATCATAGGAGACAACCCCAACAAca GTGACTACCCTGCTCCGAGAGCCGTGCTGACGGGTCACGACcatgaggtggtgtgtgtgtctgtctgcgctGAGCTGGGACTGGTCATTAGTGGGGCcaaag AGGGTCCATGTCTGGTCCATACTATAACAGGCGATCTGCTGCGGGCTCTGGAGGGCCCAGAGTTGTGCCTGAGGCCCCGCCTCATCTCTGTGTCCAGCGAGGGCCACTGTATCATCTGTTATGAGAGAGGACGCTTCTGTAACTTCAGCATCAACGGGAAACTACTGGCTCAGATGGAGGTCAACGACTCAACACGG gcgaTCCTGTTGAGTAGTGACGGTCAGAACCTGGTGACAGGAGGAGACAACGGGGTGGTGGAGGTGTGGCAGGCCTGTGACTTCAAACAGCTCTACATCTACCCAGGCTGCGACGCTGGCATCCGCGCCATGGACCTGTCTCATGACCAGAG gaCTCTGATCACAGGCATGGCGTCTGGCAGCATCGTAGCTTTCAACATCGACTTCAACCGCTGGCACTACGAACACCAGAACAGGTACTGA